GCTTCAGTACAAGATCATGTTCAGGATGGAGCTAAGGTATTTATAAGTCAAGAGAAGCTTTCTTCTCAGTTTAGCTTATTGGTTCGGTGTATTACGCAAGCTCAAGACGATATAACTTCAGACATTCTGGATAAGAAAAAGCAGATAGAGATATGTTTAGAGCTAAATAAATTGAAAGAAAATACTAAACTTACTCCTTCTTTATCGGATGGTATGTTAAAAAACCTATGGAAGAATGTTGACGAATCCCTTCCCAAGCTGAAAGAAGACAATATACATCAAATGACATTATTAGAACATCCAGAGGAACTATCGCGAGATACTTTAAATGAAGCTACAAATGAAGAGCGTCCAAATAAAAAGATAAAACTAAGTAGAGAAGAACGAGATAAGGGATTAGAAATACATAATCATGAGATAGGTGAAAAAAATATGGTTAATGATAGCCTTTTAGCCCTAGATTTAGATGAACATATTGCCGTTATCCTTGCGGGACAAAATGATGAGGGGCTAGATTTGGATTTATAGGAGAAGTGCGACCTAAAACTAGTGGGGTAGTGGCTGTATTCCTACAAAGATCATTATGTATTGATGTAGAGGCATAAATGATTTTTGCTTCAATAAATAGCCTACAGGCCATTTAAAAGACCTTATAATGGCGTGAGGCTGATAGCTGGAATAGTGAAATATATAGATGTGGTTAATAGTAGTCATATTAGCGAGGCGCTACACTACAGGCAGATGGAGTATAGGGTGAAGCAGTAACTATTTTCCCTTGCTATTGAGAGATTTAGGATTTTCGGTGATTTTATTAATCCATTTCTCTTTAAACTCTTTGTTAAGTATTGTTCGTATGATACAGAAAAAACAGATTATTGGTTCGGATAATAACGTTTCTACTTTTGAGAATTTTGCTATATTAATGGCCGCATAGTTTTTCTAAAATCTTACATTATGTGGCAAAACACAAAACTAAAAACAGATGCGACAGAATTAGATAATCAGTATTCAGATAAGCTCTAAGAAATATATTCTGAATCATCACCAGCTAAATTCTGAATCATGACCAGCTAAATCTATACCCGAATCAGTATTATCGGTTAATAACGCGCATTTATTTTCTAGACCGGGGGCAAAATGACTAGAGAGACGATCCATCGAATCTGGTTGGATATCACAGCCAAGCATCCTAATGTAAACGTAACACCATTGCTGTTAGATACCTTGCGGGTATTATTAGAATTTCCTCCAAATATATTATATTCTCCTCCAAGTATATTATATTCTATAGTTTTGCTATTCCATATTGATCCTGACCTTTCGAAGGACTCTATTATATTAATCACTTCTTCTCTCTCGCTCGTCACTACTCTGAAAGGTTGGGCTTTATTATACAGACTATGGGATTCAAAAATATTGTGCGCTTTTCTATAGGTTAATACATTATCTGCGCCTGCATGTGAGTGTCTAAACACCTTTACTAAGTCACCATTCTCCAAAAAGGTCCCACCAGATATTACAAGTGCCTTTTGAGGCGCTTCTGCTTTAATCGCCATGCCATGATATTCAATTAAAGGATTAAAATTACAGTCTGTTACAAGCCAATATGTATGAGCGCCAATGGTAAGGTTGAGAAATTTTATATGGAACTCTCTGAATAGTAACTTAAGGTCCGTAGTATTTAATTGCATTTGTTCTAGCTTTTGCGGTATTTCCGGTTTCATCTCTCGCCTATTTCGTTCAACTGTACTTTGTATCCATTTTTCTACCCGAGTACCTATAGCTTTTAAAATTCCACCATGTTTTTGGCCCTCATCAATACGTCTCATAATCTACTCCTTACTAAATTTATTATTAATTTTAGTCATGATTTGATCTTACCTCATATATCGATTGCATCATTTACTTGTTGTATTGTCAACCATTATTTACATTTTGTTTCGAATATTTAAGATCTCATTTTTTGACGGATGATATGCTAAAAAACTTATTGAAGAATGTTGACGAATCTCTTCCGGAGCTGAGGAAAAATCATAATACATCTCAAATGCCATCATTAGAACATCCGGAGGAACTATCGACATTTTAATAGCTCAGCTAAATTTATGCTGTTTAAAAGATCTTATAATGGTATAAGGCTGATAGCTGGAATAGTGAAATATATGGATGTGGTTAATAGTAGCCATATTAGTGAAGCGCTGCATTACCGACAAATGGAGTATAGAGTGAAGCAGTAACTATTTTCCCTTGCTATTGAGAGATTTGGGATTTTTGGTGGCTTTATCTACCCATTTTGTTTTTGTTGTTTTTGGTTTACGTGGGTTTAATTTTGCCGCTTCCTGAATTTTCGAAATCTTGAAATGTGCTATGCCTACCTCCATAGGATTCAAAATATCAATAAATTCATTTAACATGTCTTCTCTAAATAAACCAATATTTTTTGGTGTTTTTCCTAATTCTCCGGCTCTTTGATTTTTATACAATTCAAATCCTAATTTATCTCGTAACAAAGAGTCGTTTTCTGAACTATTATCATACAAGATATGATCTTTTATTATTTCTCTTCTATAACTTAAAATGCGACTAAAAGATTCATTTAATTCTTTTAATACTTGAGGTAATGCGGGATCAGAATCTACAATTTTAGGATTTTTTTCTACTGACTTAAATATCTCGTTTAATAAATTACAAAGATCATTTAGTTCTCCAATAGTTTTATCTTGAAAAGTAGCCTGAAAGTTTTTTGTTTGAATTGGTGTTTCTTTTATTTGAGCTGATATTACCTTTACTAAGTCTTGTTTAAGATTCTCAGCTTCTGAAGTTTCATTTTGATTCAATTCAGATAATATATGAGAAGCAGCGGTAATAACTTCCTTTTTATCGCCTTTTTTGAGAATATCAGGCATAGCTTGTTGCAATTTTCTGATTTGTTCCGTATTTAACTCTCCAATTTTAGCTTTTAATGTGCAAAGTTTAAAAATACCTTCGTAATCCATTCCGAAAATTTCTTGCGGTAAAAGATCAATGAGTTTGGGAAAAGAATCGAAATTTTTTACATCAAAACCATAATCAATCAGCGTTTGAATTGCTTGGGAAGAGGCTTGCTTAGCTGCTTTAAAAAAGTATTTAGAATGTTTTTGAGGATTTTGAATGTCTTTTGTATTGTCAAGGATCCATTTCAATTGTTTTGCATTTCTAAAATCTGGATCAAATCTATCAGCTAAGGCGCTTAGGTCTATACCTTCATTTTTTATACATTCAAGAACATCAATTTTGTTAAGGTCTAGGGCATGGCTTGCAATTATTTTTGCCGCTTTGTTATCTAGTTTCTTAAGGAATAATTTGGTTATATCTAGGTTTTCTGAAGAGGCGATAGAGTGAAGAGTATTGCCTGAAATTTTTGCTACATTATCTAGGAATAGCTTGACTAATGGTAAACATTCAACACTTATAGCTTCATTTAACCAACGTTCTTTAAAATTAGATTTATAGTTATCGTTTTTATCAGAAATATACTCTAATAATGAATCATCAACCTTAGCTCCTTTTTCGACGGCTTCTTTTGCAGCTAAAGTGCCGCCATCTAGTAACGCTATTTTTAACTCCTGGTCTACTTCTGTTTCGTAACCAGCGAGTACTTTTAAATAGTCCCATGTGTATCCTATTATGGACTCTTTGTCTCCTAGTCTTCTCATAAAAGTATTGTTGATTGAAGGTTTTTCTAGATTTTAACATAAAGGTTTTCGAGAAATGTAAATTTGTATTTTTTAAGAGCAAAAACATTTTTTTGATGTATGGGTGCAATAGCTCTTCAAATTTAGACTTGAATATGTCAATGCTCATATATATACTGAAAAACGTTAATCAATCGCGCGAGTTTATCTTAAAAATATATGTTTTTTGCTCCTAAGCTTGTTGTTAATTATGCTATAGCGCTGTTTAAGGTAGCTGGAAGTAATCCTGAAATATCTGATCAGCTTAAAACACTTAATGAGCTAGTCTCTAAGTTGCATGAAAATTATAATGAGCGCCTTTTTATATATGACGATTCATGTAAGGCTATTTTGGATAATGTAAAAAAACAGAAATTTGATCCTATTATTGTGAATTTAGTCACAAAGCTTTTGGATAAAAGAAGGCTTGATATTTTGCCTAAACTTATTTTATATTTTGAAGAATTAAGACGCCATTCTTTGGGGATAGAAATAGCACAAGTGCATTCAGCAAGAAAATTAAGCGATAAAGAAACAAAAGACATTTCTTTATACTTGGATAAACGCTTTGACAAAAAGTTTGAGATAGAACAAGTGATTGACTCTGCTT
Above is a genomic segment from Candidatus Phycorickettsia trachydisci containing:
- the atpH gene encoding ATP synthase F1 subunit delta, giving the protein MFFAPKLVVNYAIALFKVAGSNPEISDQLKTLNELVSKLHENYNERLFIYDDSCKAILDNVKKQKFDPIIVNLVTKLLDKRRLDILPKLILYFEELRRHSLGIEIAQVHSARKLSDKETKDISLYLDKRFDKKFEIEQVIDSALVGGVKIIFDSFLLDNSVEGKLRKTKDYILNAV